One Helianthus annuus cultivar XRQ/B chromosome 7, HanXRQr2.0-SUNRISE, whole genome shotgun sequence genomic region harbors:
- the LOC110867703 gene encoding probable inactive receptor kinase At5g58300 isoform X1, with product MSRDTGKLSDRNSYKLLMCEKLVMKLCSYQLILPIFVLLSLKPLVCADLNSDKKALLEFVTAVPHSPKLKWGNASICTSWVGITCNSDGTRVISVRLPAVGLTGPIPPSTLGKLDALRVLSLRSNYLNGSLPSDLLSLPSLRSLFLQHNNFTTNIPAFFPHHLHILDLSFNSFTGSIPPNIQYLAHLYLQNNSLCGPIPDAIFVNLQHVNVSYNNLKGSIPFSLKTFPSSSFVGNPLLCGLPLKPCSKRKLTLWGIVAIAVVGGVAVILLAVTIVFCGLRKESTSGESTLQRRRPGDKPRAEYGGGVVETDDNKLVFFGSYINFDLEELLRASAEVIGKGSFGTTYKAVMEESMTVIVKRLNQAVVSKQDFEQQMKLIERVGHHQNVVPLRAFFYSQDEKLLVYDYYAAGSLMTLLHGSSDTGRTAFDWENRVKIAMGTARGIAHIHSIGGPGFTHGNIKSSNILIDHEMDACITDIGLVPIMPTTAPSSQSPGYRAPEVQETHQHSHKSDVYSFGVLLLELLTRKQPIQSPVRREMVNLPRWVQSVVREEWTSEVFDVELMRFHNIQEEMMQVLQIGLACVARVPENRPTIHQVVRMMEQAASPAAV from the exons ATGTCAAGAG ATACAGGAAAATTATCTGACAGGAACAGCTACAAGCTTCTCATGTGTGAAAAATTAGTCATGAAACTATGCTCTTATCAACTCATTTTGCCCATCTTTGTCTTACTTTCTCTCAAGCCTCTAGTATGTGCTGACTTGAACTCAGATAAGAAGGCTCTTCTTGAATTTGTTACTGCCGTACCTCACAGTCCAAAGCTCAAATGGGGCAATGCTAGCATTTGCACTTCATGGGTAGGCATTACATGTAACTCTGACGGAACTCGCGTCATTAGCGTTCGGCTTCCTGCTGTTGGGCTTACGGGCCCAATCCCACCCAGCACTCTTGGAAAGCTTGATGCATTAAGAGTTCTAAGCCTTAGATCAAATTACTTAAATGGAAGTTTACCTTCTGACCTCCTTTCACTTCCTTCACTCCGCTCTCTGTTCCTTCAACATAACAACTTCACCACGAACATTCCAGCCTTCTTTCCTCACCATCTTCATATATTGGATCTATCATTTAATTCATTCACCGGCAGTATTCCGCCAAACATCCAATATTTGGCACACTTATACCTCCAAAATAACTCTCTCTGTGGTCCAATCCCAGATGCGATCTTCGTAAACCTCCAGCATGTGAATGTAAGCTACAATAATCTCAAAGGCTCTATTCCATTTTCCCTCAAAACTTTTCCAAGCTCATCATTTGTAGGGAATCCTTTGTTGTGTGGCCTACCTCTCAAGCCTTGTTCCAAAAGGAAACTCACATTATGGGGTATTGTAGCCATTGCAGTTGTAGGAGGCGTTGCAGTTATACTTTTAGCTGTAACCATTGTTTTCTGCGGCTTAAGAAAAGAGAGTACCTCTGGTGAAAGTACACTGCAGAGAAGGAGGCCTGGTGATAAGCCAAGGGCGGAATATGGTGGTGGGGTTGTAGAAACTGATGACAACAAACTGGTTTTCTTTGGCTCTTATATTAACTTTGATCTGGAGGAATTGTTGCGGGCTTCTGCTGAGGTGATTGGAAAGGGCAGTTTTGGAACGACTTATAAGGCTGTCATGGAGGAGTCCATGACTGTGATTGTCAAAAGGTTGAATCAAGCAGTGGTGAGTAAACAAGACTTTGAACAACAAATGAAGCTTATAGAGAGAGTTGGACACCACCAAAATGTCGTGCCTCTTCGTGCTTTTTTCTACTCTCAAGATGAAAAGCTTCTGGTGTATGATTATTATGCAGCTGGTAGCTTGATGACACTCTTGCATG GAAGCAGCGACACGGGTAGAACAGCATTTGACTGGGAAAACAGAGTCAAAATAGCCATGGGGACTGCAAGAGGCATTGCACATATCCACTCTATTGGAGGCCCGGGATTCACTCATGGAAACATAAAGTCCTCGAACATACTCATAGACCACGAGATGGACGCCTGCATCACcgacattggcttagtcccaatcATGCCTACTACTGCCCCATCTTCCCAATCTCCTGGATACCGAGCCCCGGAAGTCCAAGAAACCCACCAACACTCCCACAAATCAGATGTCTACAGTTTCGGGGTCCTCCTCCTAGAGTTGCTGACCAGAAAACAACCAATTCAATCTCCGGTGAGAAGAGAGATGGTTAATCTCCCAAGGTGGGTGCAATCGGTGGTTAGAGAAGAATGGACATctgaggtttttgatgttgagCTCATGAGGTTTCATAACATTCAAGAGGAGATGATGCAAGTGTTGCAGATTGGTTTGGCTTGTGTGGCACGGGTTCCCGAGAATCGTCCAACCATACACCAAGTTGTCAGAATGATGGAACAGGCGGCATCACCTGCTGCTGTTTAG
- the LOC110867703 gene encoding probable inactive receptor kinase At5g58300 isoform X2, translating into MSRGKLSDRNSYKLLMCEKLVMKLCSYQLILPIFVLLSLKPLVCADLNSDKKALLEFVTAVPHSPKLKWGNASICTSWVGITCNSDGTRVISVRLPAVGLTGPIPPSTLGKLDALRVLSLRSNYLNGSLPSDLLSLPSLRSLFLQHNNFTTNIPAFFPHHLHILDLSFNSFTGSIPPNIQYLAHLYLQNNSLCGPIPDAIFVNLQHVNVSYNNLKGSIPFSLKTFPSSSFVGNPLLCGLPLKPCSKRKLTLWGIVAIAVVGGVAVILLAVTIVFCGLRKESTSGESTLQRRRPGDKPRAEYGGGVVETDDNKLVFFGSYINFDLEELLRASAEVIGKGSFGTTYKAVMEESMTVIVKRLNQAVVSKQDFEQQMKLIERVGHHQNVVPLRAFFYSQDEKLLVYDYYAAGSLMTLLHGSSDTGRTAFDWENRVKIAMGTARGIAHIHSIGGPGFTHGNIKSSNILIDHEMDACITDIGLVPIMPTTAPSSQSPGYRAPEVQETHQHSHKSDVYSFGVLLLELLTRKQPIQSPVRREMVNLPRWVQSVVREEWTSEVFDVELMRFHNIQEEMMQVLQIGLACVARVPENRPTIHQVVRMMEQAASPAAV; encoded by the exons ATGTCAAGAG GAAAATTATCTGACAGGAACAGCTACAAGCTTCTCATGTGTGAAAAATTAGTCATGAAACTATGCTCTTATCAACTCATTTTGCCCATCTTTGTCTTACTTTCTCTCAAGCCTCTAGTATGTGCTGACTTGAACTCAGATAAGAAGGCTCTTCTTGAATTTGTTACTGCCGTACCTCACAGTCCAAAGCTCAAATGGGGCAATGCTAGCATTTGCACTTCATGGGTAGGCATTACATGTAACTCTGACGGAACTCGCGTCATTAGCGTTCGGCTTCCTGCTGTTGGGCTTACGGGCCCAATCCCACCCAGCACTCTTGGAAAGCTTGATGCATTAAGAGTTCTAAGCCTTAGATCAAATTACTTAAATGGAAGTTTACCTTCTGACCTCCTTTCACTTCCTTCACTCCGCTCTCTGTTCCTTCAACATAACAACTTCACCACGAACATTCCAGCCTTCTTTCCTCACCATCTTCATATATTGGATCTATCATTTAATTCATTCACCGGCAGTATTCCGCCAAACATCCAATATTTGGCACACTTATACCTCCAAAATAACTCTCTCTGTGGTCCAATCCCAGATGCGATCTTCGTAAACCTCCAGCATGTGAATGTAAGCTACAATAATCTCAAAGGCTCTATTCCATTTTCCCTCAAAACTTTTCCAAGCTCATCATTTGTAGGGAATCCTTTGTTGTGTGGCCTACCTCTCAAGCCTTGTTCCAAAAGGAAACTCACATTATGGGGTATTGTAGCCATTGCAGTTGTAGGAGGCGTTGCAGTTATACTTTTAGCTGTAACCATTGTTTTCTGCGGCTTAAGAAAAGAGAGTACCTCTGGTGAAAGTACACTGCAGAGAAGGAGGCCTGGTGATAAGCCAAGGGCGGAATATGGTGGTGGGGTTGTAGAAACTGATGACAACAAACTGGTTTTCTTTGGCTCTTATATTAACTTTGATCTGGAGGAATTGTTGCGGGCTTCTGCTGAGGTGATTGGAAAGGGCAGTTTTGGAACGACTTATAAGGCTGTCATGGAGGAGTCCATGACTGTGATTGTCAAAAGGTTGAATCAAGCAGTGGTGAGTAAACAAGACTTTGAACAACAAATGAAGCTTATAGAGAGAGTTGGACACCACCAAAATGTCGTGCCTCTTCGTGCTTTTTTCTACTCTCAAGATGAAAAGCTTCTGGTGTATGATTATTATGCAGCTGGTAGCTTGATGACACTCTTGCATG GAAGCAGCGACACGGGTAGAACAGCATTTGACTGGGAAAACAGAGTCAAAATAGCCATGGGGACTGCAAGAGGCATTGCACATATCCACTCTATTGGAGGCCCGGGATTCACTCATGGAAACATAAAGTCCTCGAACATACTCATAGACCACGAGATGGACGCCTGCATCACcgacattggcttagtcccaatcATGCCTACTACTGCCCCATCTTCCCAATCTCCTGGATACCGAGCCCCGGAAGTCCAAGAAACCCACCAACACTCCCACAAATCAGATGTCTACAGTTTCGGGGTCCTCCTCCTAGAGTTGCTGACCAGAAAACAACCAATTCAATCTCCGGTGAGAAGAGAGATGGTTAATCTCCCAAGGTGGGTGCAATCGGTGGTTAGAGAAGAATGGACATctgaggtttttgatgttgagCTCATGAGGTTTCATAACATTCAAGAGGAGATGATGCAAGTGTTGCAGATTGGTTTGGCTTGTGTGGCACGGGTTCCCGAGAATCGTCCAACCATACACCAAGTTGTCAGAATGATGGAACAGGCGGCATCACCTGCTGCTGTTTAG